The proteins below come from a single Salvia miltiorrhiza cultivar Shanhuang (shh) unplaced genomic scaffold, IMPLAD_Smil_shh original_scaffold_190, whole genome shotgun sequence genomic window:
- the LOC131003306 gene encoding uncharacterized protein LOC131003306 translates to MNYEDKIEIAIEEDIDEELEDEIETEMEIELSVHARQLMEAAKVVITLLGNMMTHHPTADNALMRRPKTRKGFRFIMDMMDGDPSQFRQLYRMYPDVFIKLCQIIREKAHVDDTRYTTVEEMLATFLIIVGHNDRYCNVRERFGRSHFATSQNFNKILRALNTIAPDMMFKPTGAIPAKIRESTRFYPYFKDCIGAIDGTHIPATIIGKDVSCYRNRHGVNSQNVLAACNFDLQFIYVLSGWEGSAHDSKILSDAYSRPNGLHVPQGKYFLVDCGFANRRQFLAPLRGVRYHLKDFGGDGRNPRNADELFNLRHASLRNVIERIFGIFKSRFTIFKTAHPFPFQTQAELVLACAGLHNFLRKECRSDEFPVEVEEGNVAADVENDADILDYLSQSQLSQRNEANTWRASIANAMWENRHITETDQDTQAETEDNS, encoded by the exons ATGAATTATGaagataaaattgaaattgcaaTTGAAGAAGACATAGATGAAGAACTTGAGGATGAAATCGAAACAGAGATGGAGATTGAACTTTCTGTTCATGCTAGGCAACTGATGGAAGCAGCTAAGGTAGTTATCACTCTATTGGGGAATATGATGACGCATCATCCGACTGCTGACAACGCTCTGATGCGACGACCAAAGACTAGGAAAGGATTCCGTTTTATTATGGACATGATGGATGGAGATCCGAGCCAATTTCGACAGTTGTATAGAATGTATCCTGACGTCTTCATCAAATTATGCCAGATCATTAGGGAGAAAGCTCATGTGGATGATACACGATACACAACTGTTGAAGAAATGTTGGCAACATTCCTCATCATTGTAGGGCACAACGATCGTTATTGTAACGTTCGTGAAAGGTTTGGTCGTTCGCATTTTGCTACTAGTCAgaatttcaacaaaatcttgAGAGCATTGAACACCATAGCACCGGACATGATGTTTAAGCCGACTGGCGCAATACCCGCTAAAATCCGGGAAAGTACAAGATTTTATCCTTACTTCAAG GATTGTATCGGGGCTATAGACGGCACTCATATCCCGGCCACGATAATAGGAAAAGACGTGAGCTGTTATCGTAACCGTCATGGGGTGAATTCGCAAAATGTTTTGGCAGCTTGCAACTTTGATTTGCAGTTCATCTATGTGCTTAGTGGATGGGAAGGCTCAGCCCATGattccaaaattttaagtgATGCATATTCTAGACCCAATGGACTCCACGTGCCTCAAGGTAAATATTTTCTAGTAGATTGTGGATTTGCCAATCGTCGACAGTTTTTGGCTCCGTTACGTGGCGTTCGTTATCATCTCAAAGATTTCGGTGGTGACGGGCGTAATCCAAGAAATGCAGATGAGTTGTTCAATCTTCGACACGCATCATTGCGAAACGTGATTGAACGCATTTTTGGAATCTTCAAATCACgtttcacaattttcaaaacaGCTCATCCGTTCCCTTTTCAAACACAAGCAGAGTTAGTTTTGGCTTGTGCTGGATTGCATAACTTTCTCCGAAAGGAGTGTCGTTCTGATGAATTTCCAGTCGAagttgaagaaggaaatgttgcaGCAGATGTTGAAAACGATGCGGACATTTTGGATTATCTTTCTCAAAGCCAGCTGTCACAGAGGAATGAAGCTAATACATGGAGAGCAAGTATTGCTAATGCTATGTGGGAAAATAGACATATAACTGAAACCGATCAAGACACACAGGCGGAGACCGAAGATAATAGTTAG
- the LOC131003307 gene encoding uncharacterized protein LOC131003307, giving the protein MNWVQRKIYLYNVTFGLYMLDWWERYLFNILVVVLMWFIFYNTSRYVADSCKRYLH; this is encoded by the exons ATGAATTGGGTTCAACGCAAGATTTATCTTTACAACGTTACCTTTGGCCTCTACATGCTCGATTGGTGGGAACGCTATCTTTTCA ATATACTTGTTGTTGTGTTGATGTGGTTCATCTTCTACAACACTTCGAGATACGTGGCTGATTCCTGCAAAAG GTATCTGCATTGA